The Porites lutea chromosome 11, jaPorLute2.1, whole genome shotgun sequence genome contains the following window.
AAATTCTTAAATTGAGAGTACAGTGACAATAAAAAGTAATGTTATGAAATAACATGAATGCTTATTTTCTTTGTGTCATAcaaaaatttatgcaaaaaaaaaatatatttaaggcTTCAAACAGACCCAAAGTTCCGTCAGAATAAATGATAAACCAGCTTTTTTATCTGGTTAATCCCAGTCTTAAGCCATATCGGCTACTTAAGGCTTACATCCGCTACCATATTTTAATCTATGTTAACGGAAAAAGAGCCTTGCAAAGAGCAGGTTTAATATACcgattctttaattttaaacagttCCAAATGCTTTCTGGATAAGAACCAGCAAAGCCTGGTTGATCTGCTGCTGAGCCTCACTCTGCCTCTGCATTAGCTCTAGAACTCCTCGTTGTTGTTTAGCATTCTCTTCCAGCTCCTTCCTTCTCAATTCCATTTCTTGTTGTCTTTGAGTTTGCTCGCACTTCGCCTTTTCCTTCAAGAAATCTACGACCTCTGTAGCAGTTTTTCGTGATTTTTTCCCTCCAGCTGCTAAACCTGGATCCAAATCTGAATCCTGACTCGTCTTCCTCTTCGAGTCTTTCATCCTTTCCATTGCCTTCCTCCTAACAGATTCGGCTGCTTCTTtatcctttgctgtgtttttctctttcacctGAAAGCTTCGTTCCCGCTCAGATAACTCCTCGATTAGGGTATCCTTTTCGGACAACTCTTCACACTCGATGCCACTTGCTGCTTCTTCTTCCCTCATTCTCTTCAATAACTTTCCCTGCAGTATATTCCACCTGTCCCGGACTCCTCGTTTTTCCTTAATGTGGAATTTGGGATTCTCCATTTGATTCAAGAATTCCTGTATGCTTTCCCACGTCTTTCCTCTGTCAGGACTTCCtttcttaaatgaaaatatCTCTCGACTAATCATCTCTCTCAGCAAAATGATATCGTGCTCCTCTGACCATTCCATGactctgtttaaaggaaaacgaacatataaatataaactcaaacattttaagcttatatcagaAACTCGCTAGACAGATTATTCGTAAAACAGTTCGGCTCctttcataataaaaaataactgcaaaatttGTCTGTCGTTCGTACAGCAAGACTTTGTACAAAAacgaaataagataaaaaacttACGTTTGTTTGGGTTGTTTGGCGGCCATCCTGGGAGAAACAAACTGGGACAATCTTGAAACAGtgtattaataattaaaaaaacttgtctttcaggcaaagaggagaaaaaaaatctcacgTTTTCGACACAACGGCAAAACAAGCGATGTGACGTTGGCGCCGAGTCGCGACGGCTAGCCAAAGTGGCGGGAAACGTGAATCGGAAGTGAGAGTAACTTCCGGTTGCCGTCGCTGCGCAGAAAACgtctgttgcttaagttccctattgtgaCATTGTCCGTAATTATATCAGGTAATATTGTCAGAATTGACGTTACAGCCTGATTTAATTAGTGAAGTTTTCGCGCTCTGGTATTTCTGATTATTctgttgtttgctttttcttatAGGTCTCTATACAGTCACCCGTTACCTAACTTGCAGCTACATGAGTAGGACAGTGTG
Protein-coding sequences here:
- the LOC140952627 gene encoding uncharacterized protein, producing the protein MEWSEEHDIILLREMISREIFSFKKGSPDRGKTWESIQEFLNQMENPKFHIKEKRGVRDRWNILQGKLLKRMREEEAASGIECEELSEKDTLIEELSERERSFQVKEKNTAKDKEAAESVRRKAMERMKDSKRKTSQDSDLDPGLAAGGKKSRKTATEVVDFLKEKAKCEQTQRQQEMELRRKELEENAKQQRGVLELMQRQSEAQQQINQALLVLIQKAFGTV